One Gordonia zhaorongruii DNA segment encodes these proteins:
- a CDS encoding cysteine desulfurase, producing MTTTTGFDVATVRADFPILSRTVRDDKPLVYLDSGATSQRPLQVLDAERDFLLNRNAAVHRGAHQLAEEATDAYEDARTAIAGFVGAAVDEIVFTKNATEALNLVAYTLGDDRSAAVHASATPLGEGDTIVITELEHHANLVPWQELARRTGATLRWYGITDDGRIDLDSLVLDETVKVVAFTHQSNVTGAVADVAEIVSRARAVGALTVLDACQSVPHMAVDFAALGVDFAAFSGHKMLGPSGVGVLYGRASLLAELPPFITGGSMIETVTMEGSTYAAPPQRFEAGVPMTSQVVGLGAAVEYLEKIGMDTVAEHEHALVVRALDRLSAIDGLRLVGPSDAERRGGAVSFVVDGVHAHDLGQVLDDEGVAIRVGHHCAWPLHRRLGVAASARASFALYNTEAEVDALADAIVVAQNFFGGR from the coding sequence ATGACGACTACCACCGGATTCGACGTCGCAACGGTCCGCGCGGACTTCCCGATCCTGTCGCGGACGGTGCGGGACGACAAGCCTCTCGTCTACCTGGACTCGGGGGCCACATCGCAGCGGCCGCTGCAGGTACTCGACGCTGAGCGCGACTTCCTGCTGAACCGGAACGCCGCGGTGCATCGCGGCGCGCATCAGCTGGCCGAGGAGGCCACGGACGCATACGAGGACGCGCGGACCGCGATCGCGGGTTTCGTCGGTGCAGCTGTCGACGAGATCGTGTTCACGAAGAACGCGACCGAAGCGCTCAACCTCGTGGCGTACACGCTGGGGGACGACCGTTCCGCTGCGGTGCACGCGTCGGCCACGCCGCTCGGCGAGGGCGACACGATCGTCATCACCGAGTTGGAGCATCACGCCAATCTGGTGCCGTGGCAGGAGCTGGCACGGCGCACGGGCGCGACGCTCCGGTGGTACGGCATCACCGATGACGGGCGCATCGATCTGGATTCGCTGGTGCTGGACGAGACGGTGAAGGTCGTCGCGTTCACTCACCAGTCGAATGTGACCGGCGCCGTCGCCGATGTGGCCGAGATCGTTTCCCGGGCGCGAGCGGTCGGAGCACTGACCGTGCTCGACGCGTGCCAGTCGGTTCCGCACATGGCCGTGGACTTCGCGGCCCTCGGCGTCGACTTCGCGGCGTTCTCCGGGCACAAGATGCTCGGACCGTCGGGGGTCGGCGTGCTGTACGGTCGTGCGTCGCTGCTGGCGGAACTCCCACCGTTCATCACCGGCGGATCGATGATCGAGACCGTCACGATGGAGGGATCGACCTACGCGGCTCCGCCGCAGCGTTTCGAGGCCGGCGTGCCGATGACCTCGCAGGTCGTCGGCCTGGGTGCGGCCGTCGAGTATCTCGAGAAGATCGGGATGGACACGGTAGCCGAGCACGAGCACGCACTCGTGGTGCGTGCCCTCGACCGGTTGTCCGCCATCGACGGACTGCGACTCGTGGGACCGTCGGACGCCGAGAGGCGCGGGGGAGCCGTGTCGTTCGTGGTCGACGGCGTGCACGCGCACGACCTCGGTCAGGTTCTCGACGACGAAGGCGTCGCGATCCGCGTCGGCCACCACTGCGCGTGGCCGCTGCATCGACGGCTGGGGGTCGCGGCGAGCGCCCGGGCCTCGTTCGCGCTGTACAACACCGAAGCGGAAGTCGACGCCCTCGCGGATGCGATCGTGGTGGCGCAGAACTTCTTCGGAGGGCGGTGA
- the sufU gene encoding Fe-S cluster assembly sulfur transfer protein SufU, with the protein MRMDQMYQEVILDHYKNPHGRGLREPFDAEVHHVNPTCGDEITLRVSVVDGAVADISYAGQGCSISQASTSVLFDQVVGLTVDDAMVALGSFNEMMGSRGKNEGDEDLIGDGVAFAGVSKYPARVKCALLGWMAFKDAVSQSVAEKTGA; encoded by the coding sequence ATGCGCATGGATCAGATGTACCAGGAAGTGATCCTGGACCACTACAAGAATCCGCACGGCCGCGGGCTCCGCGAACCGTTCGACGCAGAGGTTCACCATGTGAACCCGACGTGCGGTGACGAGATCACGTTGCGGGTGTCGGTCGTCGACGGCGCCGTCGCCGACATCTCGTATGCCGGCCAGGGCTGTTCGATCTCGCAGGCGTCGACCTCGGTGCTGTTCGACCAGGTCGTCGGTCTCACGGTCGACGACGCGATGGTCGCTCTCGGCTCGTTCAACGAGATGATGGGCTCGCGGGGAAAGAACGAGGGAGACGAGGACCTCATCGGCGACGGCGTCGCCTTCGCCGGTGTCAGCAAGTACCCGGCACGCGTAAAGTGCGCGTTACTGGGATGGATGGCGTTCAAGGACGCAGTATCGCAATCCGTGGCAGAGAAGACTGGAGCGTGA
- a CDS encoding metal-sulfur cluster assembly factor: protein MTEAIETALPSQDDVEEAMRDVVDPELGINVVDLGLVYGIEVDSDAVARIDMTLTSAACPLQDVIEDQTRGVLVNSGLCTDMEINWVWIPPWGPEKITDDGREQLRALGFTV, encoded by the coding sequence ATGACGGAAGCAATCGAAACGGCCCTGCCGAGCCAGGATGACGTCGAAGAGGCGATGCGCGACGTGGTGGATCCCGAACTGGGCATCAACGTCGTCGACCTGGGCCTCGTATACGGGATCGAGGTGGACTCGGATGCGGTCGCCCGAATCGACATGACCCTGACCTCCGCCGCATGTCCGCTTCAGGATGTGATCGAGGATCAGACGCGTGGCGTACTGGTGAACAGCGGGCTGTGCACCGATATGGAGATCAACTGGGTCTGGATCCCGCCGTGGGGCCCGGAGAAGATCACCGATGACGGCCGCGAGCAGTTGCGGGCGCTCGGTTTCACCGTCTGA
- the trxA gene encoding thioredoxin — translation MATIDLTGSDFEQTVTDNEIVLVDFWASWCGPCRQFAPTYTEASEKHEEIVFGKVDTEAEQQLAAAASVRSIPTVMAFKNGHLVYNEAGALPPQALDSLIDQIKELDVEKAIRESSQAE, via the coding sequence ATGGCAACGATTGATTTGACCGGATCCGACTTCGAGCAGACCGTCACGGACAACGAGATCGTCCTCGTCGACTTCTGGGCCAGTTGGTGCGGCCCGTGCCGTCAGTTCGCCCCGACGTACACCGAAGCGTCGGAGAAGCACGAGGAGATCGTGTTCGGCAAGGTCGACACCGAGGCCGAGCAGCAGTTGGCCGCAGCGGCGAGCGTGCGTTCGATTCCGACGGTGATGGCGTTCAAGAACGGCCATCTCGTCTACAACGAGGCCGGTGCGCTGCCGCCGCAGGCGCTCGATTCGCTGATCGACCAGATCAAGGAACTCGATGTCGAGAAGGCGATCCGAGAGAGCAGCCAGGCCGAGTGA
- a CDS encoding lycopene cyclase family protein yields MTGHEFDVVVVGAGPAGRALAHRAAVAGLDVALIDPAPERTWPATYGMYTDDVPGWLDTSVIAAWAPQFTVYTPARRDIDRGYAILDSAKLAAALAVDPATVIVQRATHLTANSVTCGDGRTVRAAHVVDARGGSGASDLPRQTAAGVFGHTPHDGPAVVLMDWRPAPGAPPDATPSFSYRVQVDAGRFLVEETCLAGAPPLPLEALETRNRTRTQFPTTPSPGGEHVDFALLRDRTPWQRHDEAPLGFGASGGLMNPATGYSVAQSLHAADTVVRAIIDGANPHAALWTRSARADYRLRVFGLEVLLSLDQDDLIAFFDGFFRIGPDLQRRYLSHRSDTAGTLRAMAAVFLRVPMRLRLRMARCAITRPGCSLGSPSRHRVP; encoded by the coding sequence GTGACCGGGCACGAGTTCGATGTGGTCGTCGTCGGCGCAGGCCCCGCCGGGCGGGCACTCGCCCATCGCGCCGCAGTGGCCGGGCTCGACGTCGCACTCATCGACCCCGCGCCCGAGCGCACCTGGCCGGCGACGTACGGGATGTACACGGACGACGTCCCCGGATGGCTGGATACCTCGGTGATCGCCGCGTGGGCCCCGCAGTTCACCGTCTACACGCCTGCCCGCAGGGACATCGATCGCGGTTACGCGATCCTCGACTCAGCGAAGCTGGCGGCAGCGCTGGCCGTCGATCCGGCGACGGTGATCGTGCAGCGGGCGACTCATCTGACCGCGAATTCGGTCACGTGCGGCGACGGCCGCACCGTACGCGCCGCGCACGTCGTCGATGCCCGTGGCGGCAGCGGCGCCTCCGACCTTCCACGGCAGACCGCAGCCGGAGTGTTCGGGCACACGCCGCATGACGGACCCGCCGTCGTGCTGATGGACTGGCGGCCTGCGCCGGGCGCACCGCCCGACGCCACGCCGTCGTTCAGCTACCGCGTGCAGGTGGATGCCGGACGCTTTCTGGTGGAGGAGACGTGCCTGGCCGGCGCGCCTCCCCTCCCGCTCGAGGCCCTCGAGACCCGGAACCGGACGCGCACGCAGTTCCCGACGACGCCGTCACCCGGTGGCGAGCACGTCGACTTCGCCCTGCTGCGCGACCGCACTCCGTGGCAGCGGCACGACGAGGCTCCGCTGGGTTTCGGCGCGTCCGGCGGTCTGATGAACCCGGCGACCGGATACAGCGTCGCGCAGTCGCTCCACGCTGCGGACACGGTGGTCCGGGCGATCATCGACGGTGCGAATCCGCACGCTGCCCTGTGGACCCGGTCCGCGCGCGCCGACTACCGACTGCGCGTCTTCGGGCTCGAGGTTCTACTGAGTCTCGATCAGGACGATCTGATCGCCTTCTTCGACGGCTTCTTCCGGATCGGACCGGATCTGCAGCGTCGCTACCTGTCGCACCGTTCCGACACCGCAGGCACGCTCAGAGCGATGGCCGCGGTCTTCCTCCGCGTGCCGATGCGCCTGCGACTACGGATGGCCCGGTGCGCGATCACTCGGCCTGGCTGCTCTCTCGGATCGCCTTCTCGACATCGAGTTCCTTGA
- a CDS encoding SDR family oxidoreductase — translation MTTPHPNTSTDLSNRSALVTGASRGIGLAVAVELASRGSAVVITGRKPGPLDEAADHVRSVVPGARVTAVAGNTGDAEHRRAAVAATVAQGGIHILVNNTGINPIYGALVDADLDGFRKLLDTNVVAALGYVQEAYRAGMRESGGAVVNLASIAGIRSTGVIAAYGASKAALIRLTEELAWELGPSIRVNAIAPGIVKTKFAEALVAAGEDAAAAAYPMKRLGSPEDIASAVAFLASDAASWVTGETLRVDGGMLATGSM, via the coding sequence ATGACCACACCCCACCCGAACACATCGACCGACCTGTCGAATCGATCCGCGCTCGTCACCGGAGCCAGCCGGGGCATCGGGCTCGCCGTCGCCGTCGAGCTCGCGTCCCGCGGCTCCGCTGTCGTCATCACCGGGCGCAAACCCGGGCCTCTCGACGAAGCGGCCGATCACGTCCGGTCGGTCGTGCCGGGCGCCCGGGTGACAGCCGTAGCGGGCAATACCGGCGACGCGGAGCACCGCCGGGCCGCCGTCGCCGCCACCGTCGCTCAGGGCGGGATCCACATCCTGGTCAACAACACCGGCATCAACCCGATCTACGGTGCGCTCGTGGACGCGGATCTCGACGGGTTCCGCAAACTCCTCGACACCAACGTGGTGGCCGCACTCGGATACGTCCAGGAGGCGTACCGGGCCGGAATGCGCGAGAGCGGCGGCGCCGTGGTGAACCTCGCGTCCATCGCCGGGATCCGGTCGACCGGCGTCATCGCCGCCTACGGCGCGTCGAAAGCCGCCCTGATCCGGCTCACCGAGGAGCTCGCCTGGGAACTCGGGCCCTCCATCCGGGTGAATGCGATCGCGCCGGGCATAGTCAAGACGAAGTTCGCCGAGGCTCTGGTCGCCGCCGGAGAGGATGCCGCTGCGGCCGCGTATCCGATGAAGCGGCTCGGCAGTCCCGAGGACATCGCGTCGGCGGTGGCCTTTCTGGCAAGCGATGCCGCCTCGTGGGTCACCGGTGAGACGCTACGAGTGGACGGCGGGATGCTCGCGACCGGCAGCATGTGA
- a CDS encoding ABC-F family ATP-binding cassette domain-containing protein yields MITATDLEVRAGARTLLSAPGDQLRIQPGDRIGLVGRNGAGKTTSLRILAGETQPYAGEIRSSGPVGYLPQDPKEGDLDILAKSRVLSARGLDEILAKMAKQQTIMEETADDNLRDKAIGKYSRLEEQFGALGGYVAESDAARICNSLGLPDRILEQPLRTLSGGQRRRIELARILFAASDGSGKSDMTLLLDEPTNHLDADSISWLRTFLQNHEGGVVVISHDVDLLADVVNRVWFLDAVRGEADVYNMGWKRYLDARATDEQRRKRERANAEKKAGALRVQAAKLGAKATKATAAQQMLKRADRMVDELDEVRVADKTAHIRFPEPASCGKTPLMAKNLTKMYGSLEIFTGVDLAIDKGSRVVILGLNGAGKTTLLKLLAGVEQPDLGELDPGRGLKVGYFAQEHDTLDDDSTVWENIRHAAPDAGEQDLRGLLGAFMFTGPQLEQPAGTLSGGEKTRLALAGLVSSAANVLLLDEPTNNLDPISREQVLEALRSYTGAVVLVTHDPGAAEALEPQRVILLPDGTEDHWSDEYQELIELA; encoded by the coding sequence GTGATCACCGCGACCGACCTGGAAGTTCGAGCGGGCGCGAGGACTCTCCTGTCGGCGCCCGGAGACCAGCTGCGCATTCAGCCCGGAGACCGGATCGGCTTGGTCGGCCGCAATGGTGCGGGCAAGACGACGTCGCTGCGCATCCTCGCAGGTGAGACGCAACCGTATGCAGGCGAGATCCGCTCGTCGGGTCCGGTCGGCTATCTGCCGCAGGACCCGAAGGAGGGCGACCTCGACATCCTCGCCAAGAGCCGGGTGCTCTCCGCCCGTGGCCTCGACGAGATCCTCGCGAAGATGGCCAAGCAGCAGACCATCATGGAGGAGACGGCCGACGATAACCTCCGCGATAAGGCGATCGGCAAGTACTCCAGGCTGGAGGAGCAGTTCGGCGCGCTGGGCGGCTACGTCGCCGAATCGGATGCGGCCCGGATCTGCAACAGCCTCGGGCTTCCCGACCGGATTCTGGAGCAGCCCCTGAGGACGTTGTCCGGCGGGCAGCGGCGCCGCATCGAACTGGCACGGATCCTCTTCGCGGCGTCCGACGGCTCCGGCAAGTCCGATATGACGTTGCTCCTCGATGAGCCGACGAACCACCTCGATGCGGACTCCATCTCCTGGCTGCGGACCTTCCTGCAGAACCACGAGGGCGGCGTCGTGGTGATCAGCCACGACGTCGATCTGCTGGCCGACGTGGTGAACCGGGTGTGGTTCCTCGACGCAGTGCGCGGGGAGGCCGACGTCTACAACATGGGGTGGAAGCGGTACCTCGACGCGCGCGCCACCGACGAGCAGCGCCGGAAGCGCGAACGCGCGAATGCGGAGAAGAAGGCGGGAGCGCTGCGAGTGCAGGCCGCGAAGCTCGGCGCCAAGGCCACCAAGGCGACCGCGGCTCAGCAGATGCTCAAGCGTGCCGACCGGATGGTCGACGAGCTCGACGAGGTGCGCGTCGCCGACAAGACGGCGCACATCCGTTTCCCGGAGCCCGCGTCGTGCGGCAAGACGCCGCTCATGGCGAAGAACCTCACCAAGATGTACGGGTCGCTTGAGATCTTCACCGGTGTCGATCTCGCCATCGACAAGGGCAGTCGCGTCGTGATCCTCGGACTCAACGGCGCGGGTAAGACGACCCTTCTCAAGCTCCTCGCCGGAGTCGAGCAGCCCGACCTCGGTGAGCTCGATCCGGGCCGTGGCCTCAAGGTCGGGTACTTCGCCCAGGAACACGACACCCTCGATGACGACTCCACCGTGTGGGAGAACATCCGGCATGCGGCGCCCGACGCAGGCGAGCAGGATCTGCGCGGACTGCTCGGTGCGTTCATGTTCACCGGCCCGCAGCTCGAACAGCCCGCGGGTACGCTGTCCGGTGGTGAGAAGACCCGCCTGGCCCTCGCCGGTCTCGTCTCCTCGGCAGCCAATGTCCTGCTTCTCGATGAGCCGACCAACAACCTCGACCCGATCTCGCGCGAGCAGGTGCTCGAGGCGCTCCGCAGTTACACGGGGGCGGTGGTCCTGGTGACACACGACCCGGGGGCCGCCGAGGCACTGGAGCCGCAGCGTGTCATCCTGCTGCCGGACGGCACCGAGGACCACTGGTCCGACGAGTACCAGGAACTCATCGAACTAGCCTGA
- a CDS encoding MSCRAMM family protein — translation MVLATAFTVSPAFGDASAPSSSTGQSTGQTQGTTAAPASTTPSETTTPTDTTSPTESTPPTESTPPTESTTPTESTEPESDTGIVTVDAVDDSTGSALGGVSVGLAGPSMQKDVVTPASIEFAPGHVMATAMDVPDGYHLVSPGSLNGTLVAGGTMPFTFHLMPGQGSVGQLTVIKIDRVTGKLLPSAMFEIRSCSGELFTRTTTLGDGSFSIDDLPSGCWDVKEITPPPGYLLDGTVHRVQIPAGAGSTVVVYDLPVGYHATRDPSARVPLRSVPSGRIF, via the coding sequence GTGGTGCTCGCCACTGCCTTCACGGTCTCACCCGCATTCGGTGACGCCAGTGCGCCCAGCAGCTCGACCGGGCAGAGCACCGGACAGACGCAGGGCACGACCGCTGCCCCGGCGAGCACCACGCCGTCGGAGACGACCACTCCCACGGACACGACCAGCCCTACGGAGTCCACGCCCCCGACCGAGAGCACGCCACCCACCGAGAGCACGACGCCGACCGAGAGCACGGAACCGGAATCGGATACGGGCATCGTCACCGTCGACGCCGTCGACGACTCCACGGGCAGCGCCCTCGGAGGCGTCAGCGTCGGACTCGCGGGGCCGAGCATGCAGAAGGACGTGGTCACCCCGGCCAGCATCGAGTTCGCACCCGGACACGTCATGGCAACTGCGATGGACGTGCCCGACGGCTATCACCTCGTGTCCCCGGGATCATTGAACGGGACGCTGGTAGCGGGCGGCACCATGCCGTTCACCTTCCACCTGATGCCCGGACAGGGATCCGTCGGGCAGTTGACGGTGATCAAGATCGATCGCGTCACCGGGAAGCTGCTCCCGTCCGCGATGTTCGAGATCCGCTCGTGCAGCGGGGAACTCTTCACCCGGACCACCACACTCGGTGACGGCTCGTTCAGCATCGACGACCTGCCGTCGGGATGCTGGGACGTCAAGGAGATCACCCCGCCACCCGGGTACCTGCTCGACGGCACCGTGCACCGGGTTCAGATCCCCGCGGGCGCCGGCTCGACGGTCGTCGTGTACGACCTGCCGGTCGGGTATCACGCGACTCGCGACCCCAGTGCACGAGTCCCGTTGCGGTCGGTACCGTCCGGCCGGATCTTCTGA
- a CDS encoding class F sortase — protein sequence MRDRTPTATIRAVVTAVAATAALLVGGCGSDPAPISRDADAQSQLAAPVAATSTDPSSPARLTAAGGSASIDPVATDTAGALLPPQDVARLGWWVDSSLPGSGSGVIVITGHVDDVDQGRGFAARFTRLNTGDAVTLTAADGHRHDYRVSRTALTDKQGAGSSGLPVRELNRQDGPETLALVTCGGPFVGPPLGYRDNVVVFAVPA from the coding sequence ATGAGAGACCGTACGCCCACCGCGACCATCCGCGCGGTCGTCACCGCCGTCGCAGCCACTGCGGCCCTGCTCGTCGGCGGCTGCGGCAGCGACCCCGCCCCGATATCCCGCGACGCTGACGCCCAATCGCAGCTCGCCGCGCCGGTAGCCGCCACGAGCACTGATCCGTCCTCGCCTGCCCGCCTGACTGCGGCCGGCGGATCGGCGTCGATCGACCCGGTCGCGACCGACACCGCGGGGGCGCTGCTTCCGCCCCAGGACGTTGCGCGTCTCGGCTGGTGGGTGGACTCGTCGCTGCCCGGCTCCGGTAGCGGAGTCATCGTGATCACTGGCCACGTGGACGATGTGGACCAGGGCCGGGGGTTCGCCGCCCGCTTCACGCGCCTGAACACCGGGGACGCGGTCACCTTGACCGCGGCCGACGGACACCGCCATGACTACCGCGTCAGCCGGACTGCGCTGACCGACAAGCAGGGCGCAGGCAGTTCCGGTCTGCCCGTACGAGAACTGAATCGGCAGGACGGCCCGGAGACACTCGCACTCGTGACGTGCGGTGGCCCGTTCGTCGGGCCGCCGCTCGGGTACCGCGACAACGTCGTGGTGTTCGCGGTGCCTGCCTGA
- a CDS encoding acyl-CoA synthetase, translating into MYPGTFAATTPDKAALIRPSTGERVSYRQLTDNSTRIAHHLRELGIGEGDTIAVVSDNDLRVFDVYWAAIRSGMYVTVVNHHLTPTEVNYILDDCGAQVLFAASSVGPAVSRAHEVGRLADESRRIAWDGIAGFADYAQILDAASAQPLSDQPRGTDMLYSSGTTGKPKGIKPNLPGVQVTEAPDMITAVFGPVYGFEADSVYLSPAPVYHAAPLRYCAMVNSVGGTVILMDRFDPEEALSLIQEYRVTHSQWVPTMFVRMLKLPDEVRARYDVSSMQAAIHAAAPCPAEVKKAMIEWWGPVINEYYAATEAAGVTLIGSQESLERPGSVGRSVLGPLHICDDDGNDLPTGDVGVVYFEREEMPFRYHNDPEKTASAQHPLHPSWATTGDLGYLDEDGFLYLTDRKAFVIISGGVNIYPQEAENILINHPAVYDVGVIGVPDDDLGEVAAGYVQLADGAQRSPELAAELLEYTASRLAAYKVPRSISFVDALPRTPTGKLVKGELRKQVLGD; encoded by the coding sequence GTGTACCCAGGAACCTTCGCAGCCACCACTCCGGACAAAGCCGCACTGATCCGGCCGTCGACCGGTGAACGCGTCTCCTATCGGCAGCTGACCGATAATTCGACGCGGATCGCACACCACCTGCGCGAACTGGGGATCGGTGAGGGAGACACGATTGCGGTCGTGTCCGACAACGATCTGCGGGTGTTCGATGTCTACTGGGCGGCGATCCGCAGCGGCATGTACGTGACGGTGGTGAACCACCACCTCACGCCGACCGAGGTGAACTACATCCTCGACGACTGCGGTGCGCAGGTCCTGTTCGCCGCGTCGAGCGTCGGCCCGGCGGTCTCCCGTGCGCACGAGGTAGGCCGGCTCGCCGACGAGTCCCGCCGCATCGCCTGGGACGGAATCGCAGGATTCGCCGACTACGCGCAGATCCTGGATGCCGCATCGGCGCAGCCGCTCAGCGATCAGCCGCGCGGGACCGACATGCTGTACTCGTCGGGAACCACCGGTAAACCGAAGGGCATCAAGCCGAACCTGCCCGGTGTTCAGGTGACCGAGGCTCCGGACATGATCACCGCGGTGTTCGGACCGGTCTACGGTTTCGAGGCCGACTCCGTGTACCTGTCCCCCGCGCCCGTCTATCACGCCGCGCCGCTGCGGTACTGCGCCATGGTGAACTCGGTCGGCGGCACGGTGATCCTGATGGACCGCTTCGATCCAGAGGAAGCGCTCTCGCTCATCCAGGAGTACCGCGTGACCCACAGCCAGTGGGTCCCAACGATGTTCGTCCGCATGCTCAAACTGCCCGATGAGGTACGCGCCCGATACGACGTATCGAGTATGCAGGCGGCGATCCACGCGGCTGCACCGTGCCCGGCCGAGGTCAAGAAGGCGATGATCGAGTGGTGGGGCCCGGTCATCAACGAGTACTACGCCGCGACCGAAGCCGCCGGAGTCACTCTCATCGGGTCGCAGGAGTCGCTGGAGCGGCCGGGTTCGGTCGGACGCTCGGTGCTGGGGCCGCTGCACATCTGCGACGACGACGGAAACGATCTGCCCACCGGCGACGTCGGAGTGGTCTACTTCGAACGCGAGGAGATGCCCTTCCGCTATCACAACGATCCGGAGAAGACCGCGTCCGCGCAGCATCCGCTCCATCCGTCGTGGGCGACCACCGGCGATCTCGGGTACCTCGACGAGGACGGCTTCCTCTACCTCACGGACCGCAAGGCGTTCGTGATCATCTCCGGCGGAGTGAACATCTATCCGCAGGAGGCGGAGAACATCCTGATCAACCACCCCGCGGTGTACGACGTCGGCGTGATCGGCGTTCCCGACGATGATCTGGGTGAGGTCGCGGCCGGTTACGTCCAGCTCGCCGACGGAGCCCAGCGTTCGCCCGAGCTGGCGGCCGAACTCCTCGAGTACACGGCGTCGCGCCTCGCCGCGTACAAGGTTCCTCGCTCGATCAGCTTCGTCGACGCGTTGCCCCGAACCCCGACGGGAAAGCTCGTCAAGGGCGAACTGCGAAAGCAGGTCCTCGGCGACTGA
- a CDS encoding substrate-binding domain-containing protein, with protein MSPGPFAQTKVRIGLALALVVLLVAGTYYLWRQNQDSCGEIREVSVITDGDIDGYVRQLAERAEESTCLDLSVEAVPASHTTERLTDRDSPHVWIAESQARIRQVRTTLGQEWSDIGPSLGVSPVVVAGRGLPELPSWTKTLTARGLRTESPGTSDVSNAAVIGALSEMSSGSLTHKDLIEVLTKRALAMNDGGAPPDLARMAAADARSIALTTERSYATFSHDHPDSGIEATVPSSGTVNLDYRVTNVAQRPDRKLAGEAIRALAEVLHTDAGKQIRSAEGIRAPDGTPLPDGAGVARVTMLDPPDRGLVDNVLRKWTALTQPIRALIVQDVSGSMTTRDAGGRSRADLLRDAALLGLKKLPKNSALGYWEFSIDRGGQGQDYRELMPIRPLSAEHDGTDMRTALGDAVRRSLGDLHGGTGLYDTALAAYRKVYESYDPAYSNSVILMTDGRNEDPDSISLQHLISELNIMKNPIRPIPIVTIGISDDADTQALKKISDASGGSSFVAHDPKDIARILLQAVAYRAGGV; from the coding sequence GTGAGCCCGGGGCCCTTCGCGCAGACGAAGGTTCGCATCGGTCTCGCTCTGGCGCTCGTCGTCCTGCTCGTCGCCGGGACCTATTACCTGTGGCGGCAGAATCAGGATTCGTGCGGCGAGATCCGGGAGGTCTCGGTCATCACCGACGGCGACATCGACGGCTACGTGCGCCAGTTGGCCGAACGCGCCGAGGAGAGCACCTGCCTCGATCTCTCGGTCGAGGCGGTGCCCGCTAGCCACACGACCGAGCGGTTGACCGACCGCGATTCGCCGCACGTCTGGATCGCCGAGTCGCAGGCACGGATCAGGCAGGTGCGCACCACGCTCGGACAGGAGTGGTCCGACATCGGGCCGTCGCTCGGCGTCTCCCCGGTCGTCGTCGCCGGCCGCGGACTTCCGGAACTTCCGTCCTGGACGAAGACGCTCACCGCCCGCGGCCTGCGCACCGAGTCCCCCGGCACGAGCGACGTCAGCAACGCAGCGGTGATCGGCGCTCTCTCTGAGATGTCATCGGGGTCGCTGACGCACAAGGATCTCATCGAAGTGCTGACCAAGCGCGCACTCGCGATGAACGACGGCGGTGCGCCGCCGGACCTCGCTCGGATGGCCGCCGCCGATGCTCGGTCGATCGCCCTCACGACCGAGCGCTCGTACGCGACGTTCTCCCATGACCATCCCGACTCCGGGATCGAGGCGACCGTGCCGTCGTCGGGGACCGTCAACCTGGACTACCGCGTCACGAATGTGGCGCAACGGCCCGACCGGAAGCTCGCCGGAGAGGCGATCCGGGCCCTTGCGGAGGTGCTGCACACCGACGCCGGTAAGCAGATCCGCAGCGCTGAGGGCATTCGCGCACCCGACGGGACGCCTCTCCCCGACGGCGCGGGCGTCGCCCGCGTCACGATGCTGGATCCGCCCGACCGCGGACTCGTCGACAACGTTCTTCGCAAGTGGACGGCGTTGACGCAGCCCATCCGCGCACTCATCGTCCAGGACGTGTCCGGGTCGATGACGACACGCGATGCCGGCGGTCGATCGCGTGCGGACCTGCTGCGCGACGCAGCCCTTCTCGGGCTGAAGAAGCTGCCCAAGAACAGCGCCCTCGGATACTGGGAGTTCAGCATCGATCGCGGCGGGCAAGGACAGGACTACCGGGAACTGATGCCGATCCGGCCGCTCTCCGCCGAGCACGACGGGACCGACATGCGCACCGCCCTCGGCGACGCGGTTCGCCGCTCGCTCGGCGACCTCCACGGTGGGACCGGTCTGTACGACACGGCGTTGGCTGCGTACCGGAAGGTCTACGAATCGTACGACCCCGCGTACTCGAACAGCGTCATCCTCATGACCGACGGTCGCAACGAGGATCCGGACAGCATCAGCCTTCAGCACCTGATCTCCGAGCTCAACATCATGAAGAACCCGATACGACCCATCCCGATCGTCACGATCGGGATCTCCGACGACGCGGACACGCAAGCGCTGAAGAAGATCTCGGATGCATCCGGCGGGAGCTCGTTCGTCGCGCACGATCCCAAGGACATCGCCCGGATCCTGTTGCAGGCCGTGGCGTACCGGGCGGGCGGCGTCTGA